The following DNA comes from Candidatus Caldatribacterium sp..
TCTGGTTGTTCTTGTAGAAGTGCGAACACGCTTCCGTCGTGATGGTGAAGCCAGGAGGTACGGGGAGTCCGATGCGGGTCATTTCCGCAAGGTTTGCTCCCTTACCTCCGAGGAGCAGCTTCATCGAAGCGTCCCCTTCACCAAAGAAGTAGACGTACTTCTTCATGCCTGTTCCTCCCTTTTCTTTTTGATTTGTTCAAAAATCTTTCCCACCACGTCGTGAACCGAAAGACGGGTAATGTCAATAACCGGACAGGAAAGACGCTCATACACCGATCGGGCAAAGGCGAGTTCTTCCTCCACCCGCTCGGGACTCGCCTTCTCCACAAGGCAATGCAATCCTAAAGCTCGGATTCGTTCAAGGCGGAGTTCACTCAAGTACTGGGGGTCCATGTCGATACCCACGATTAGGGGTTTTGCTCCCTTCCCCACCACTTCTTCAAAGTTTACCGGAAGGGGAAGGCTTGGGTCAAGCATGATGTACCCGCATTTTACACCCTTTTCCGCAAGACGCAAGATGCATTCATCCCGATGGGGGTACCAGACGGTGAGAAGGACCACATCAGCCTGATCGAGATTCGAAACGCTGAACCCGGTGCTCTTCTCCATGGCGTACTCAATGGCTTCAAGGTATTCTGCCACGCTCTCCTCACGCTGGAGAATCCCGGGAATTCCCCGGGGTTTACGAAGACTCACCCTCTTGAGAGCCTCAACAATAGGCCCAAGAATATCAAGGGCAATGACGCTCCGGTTTGCAGCCTCAGCCCGAAGAACCCGGGCAAGGTCCTCATTCACCACCGTGTACACCACGATGTCCTTGCCAACCCGCACCATGTCCATAATGTTGTAGATCTCCTCTTCGCTCCGCACGTGAGTGAAGCGGAGAACGTTAACGCGGGGAAGCTCAAACTGCAGGAGCGCCGCCTGGACAACGGAAAATGCAGTCTTTCCCGTGCCATCAGAAATCACAAAAATGTTGAAATCGTCACTTGTTCCCTGGGCTTCCTGGTTCTCAAACTCAAGCACTCTTTACGCCCTCCTCAATCACAATGAGCGAGAGGTTGGCGAATCTCGAAAAGAGATGGACAATCCGTTTCATAAGACCCAGGCGGTTCGTCCGAAGACGGTCATCCTCACACATCACCAGGACTTTGTCAAAGAATCGGTTCAAGAACGGGAGAAGCTCAGAAAAGAGGTCAAAAGCCTTTCGGTACTCTCCCCGGGCAAGGGCTCCTCGAATGCCCTCTTCAACATCCAAGAGCTTCTGGTACAGAGCCTTCTCAGCTTCTTCCAAAAGGAGCGATTCCTCTACCTCCAAGCCCTCGAAGTCCCGGGAGATATTGTAGGCTCTGGTGAATCCTGTAACCACTTCAGAAAGGAACTCCCGCTCTTTCGTGAAGAGCTCATTCAGGAATTCCACGCGTTGCGCCACATCGTAAAGGTCATAAGGCTCTGCCGCAAAGACCGCCTGAATCACCGAATAGTGCTTGCCACCCTCAAGAAGGAGGGACCGCAACCGCCCCAAGAGAAAACGCTGAACCTCTTCCTCTGGTTTCTCAATACGTGGTGTGAAGCCCTGGCTTTCGAGAAGCTCAAGGTTTTTCGCAATCCAAGCCGGTAGAGGACAGTACCATCTGTGGAGGAGAAGGATATCCACGATGCTCTGGGCGAGGCGGCGCAATCCTAGGGGGTCCTGAGAACCCGTGGGAATCCGCCCCAGGGCAAAACTCGAAACAATGGTGTCCATCTTATCCGCAAGGGAGAGAATGCTCCCAAAGGTCGTTTCCGGAGAAGGGAGGTAACTCTCCTCAATCGCCAGAGCGACTTCCTCTCGTTCCCCTGAAAGGAGGGCGTACACTCTCCCCATGTACCCCTGGAGTTCCGGAAACTCCCGGACCATGGAAGAGACAAGGTCGGCTTTTGAGAGGAACGCCGCCCGTCGCAAGAGGGCAATTTCAGCCTCACTCCGTTTGAGAACCTCACCGAGATAGGTCACGAGTTCCACAAGGCGCTCGGTCTTCTCGTACATGCTCCCCAAATCTTCCTGGAAGACCACTCCCCGGAGATCCATAACCCAATCCTCGATCTTCCGCTTCTTATCCTCCTCAAAGAAAAAGAGCGCGTCCTCTAAACGGGCACGCAGCACTCGCTCGTTGCCCCGAACGATTTTCTCCGCCCCGTCACAAGGTCGATTCACAACGACGAAGAAGAAGGGCCTGAGGTTCCCATCTCCATCACAGGCGGCAAAGTACCGCTGGTGGTGTTTCATGACCGTGATCAAAAGCTTCGAAGGAAGAGCGAGGTACTTCTCATCGAATCTCCCCACCAGGACGTCGGGATACTCCACAAGGAAATTCACTTCCTCAAGAAGTTCCTCGTCCCGGAGCCAGTACACTCCAATCTCCTGAGAGCGCAGGGACAAAACCTCAACGATGCGCTCCCGCCGCTTCAAGGGATCAACGATGACCCTTGCCTCCTCGAGAACCCTTTCGTACTCTTCGGCGCAGGGTATGGGAAGGGAAGAAGGGGTAAGGAAACGGTGCCCACGGCTCAAGCGGGAAGCGGAAACCCCTGCGATAGAGAAGGGGATCTCCTCTTCCCCAAGAAGGGCAACGAGCCAGCGGATAGGGCGGACGAAACGGAAATCTCCCTCGCCCCAGAGCATGGAGCGGGAGAAATCAAGGGAATGCATAAAGAGAGAAAGGGCCTCAGGAAGGACTTCTCTCACCGATTTTCCAGGTTCAAATTTCCGACCGAAAATGTAAGTACCTTTCTCAGTCTCTCGAACGAAGAGGTCCTCAGGAGCAATGCCCTGGGCTTTGGCAAAGGCCATAGCCGGAGGCAAAAGGTTCCCTGCCTCATCCATGCCGACCTTCTTTGCCGGACCTTTGATCTCTCGCACCACAGGTTCCTGGAAAAGCCCCATCCCCCGAA
Coding sequences within:
- a CDS encoding kinase/pyrophosphorylase → MLEFENQEAQGTSDDFNIFVISDGTGKTAFSVVQAALLQFELPRVNVLRFTHVRSEEEIYNIMDMVRVGKDIVVYTVVNEDLARVLRAEAANRSVIALDILGPIVEALKRVSLRKPRGIPGILQREESVAEYLEAIEYAMEKSTGFSVSNLDQADVVLLTVWYPHRDECILRLAEKGVKCGYIMLDPSLPLPVNFEEVVGKGAKPLIVGIDMDPQYLSELRLERIRALGLHCLVEKASPERVEEELAFARSVYERLSCPVIDITRLSVHDVVGKIFEQIKKKREEQA
- a CDS encoding glycine--tRNA ligase subunit beta; the protein is MDKKDFLFEIGVEELPTSLIREIFAEVQDKFTEVLARFRIPYEDFRILGTPRRIALYVRGMGLFQEPVVREIKGPAKKVGMDEAGNLLPPAMAFAKAQGIAPEDLFVRETEKGTYIFGRKFEPGKSVREVLPEALSLFMHSLDFSRSMLWGEGDFRFVRPIRWLVALLGEEEIPFSIAGVSASRLSRGHRFLTPSSLPIPCAEEYERVLEEARVIVDPLKRRERIVEVLSLRSQEIGVYWLRDEELLEEVNFLVEYPDVLVGRFDEKYLALPSKLLITVMKHHQRYFAACDGDGNLRPFFFVVVNRPCDGAEKIVRGNERVLRARLEDALFFFEEDKKRKIEDWVMDLRGVVFQEDLGSMYEKTERLVELVTYLGEVLKRSEAEIALLRRAAFLSKADLVSSMVREFPELQGYMGRVYALLSGEREEVALAIEESYLPSPETTFGSILSLADKMDTIVSSFALGRIPTGSQDPLGLRRLAQSIVDILLLHRWYCPLPAWIAKNLELLESQGFTPRIEKPEEEVQRFLLGRLRSLLLEGGKHYSVIQAVFAAEPYDLYDVAQRVEFLNELFTKEREFLSEVVTGFTRAYNISRDFEGLEVEESLLLEEAEKALYQKLLDVEEGIRGALARGEYRKAFDLFSELLPFLNRFFDKVLVMCEDDRLRTNRLGLMKRIVHLFSRFANLSLIVIEEGVKSA